One window of the Syntrophorhabdus sp. genome contains the following:
- a CDS encoding anaerobic sulfatase maturase: MAAEGIHVIAKPIGPSCNLRCEYCFYLEKHGLYPEDEKYRMTDGVLRAFIANHVASQPTPVVEFVWQGGEPTLLGLDFFRRVVELQRSLGGAKTITNSLQTNGTLLTDEWCSFLKKENFMVGISLDGPREVHDRYRRDRKGEGTFDAVMRGLRLLQKHGIEYNVLACVGRDTARRPLDVYHFFKSEGIEFIQFTPVVERLADRAGEDRGLKLAGPAALDRKGEEARVAPWSVVPEEYGDFLIAVYEEWVRNDVGRVFVMNFEWALNAWIGNPSPVCVHAERCGRSLVVEHNGDVYACDHSVYPEYRLGNIGTDRLTDLAERSLRSGFGIAKETALPRWCRECDVLRACRGGCPKHRFMTTPYDEPGLHYLCEGYRKFFLHIRKYCSAMAQLLENGIPVARIMDAMKGPLVIRRGHKS, encoded by the coding sequence ATGGCAGCGGAAGGCATTCATGTTATCGCTAAACCCATCGGTCCATCGTGCAATCTCCGATGCGAGTATTGCTTTTACCTCGAGAAGCACGGACTCTATCCTGAGGACGAGAAATACCGCATGACCGATGGCGTCCTTCGCGCCTTCATCGCCAACCATGTCGCGTCTCAGCCGACCCCCGTCGTCGAGTTTGTCTGGCAGGGCGGCGAGCCAACCCTTCTGGGACTCGATTTTTTCCGGCGCGTCGTCGAGCTCCAGAGGTCTCTTGGGGGCGCAAAGACTATCACCAATTCCCTGCAGACGAACGGGACGCTCCTCACCGATGAATGGTGCTCCTTCCTGAAAAAAGAGAATTTCATGGTCGGTATCAGTCTCGACGGACCGAGGGAGGTCCACGACCGCTATCGCCGCGACCGCAAGGGAGAGGGCACCTTCGACGCCGTCATGCGGGGCCTCAGGCTCCTGCAGAAACACGGGATCGAATACAACGTTCTTGCCTGTGTCGGGAGGGATACGGCCCGCCGGCCCCTCGACGTGTATCATTTCTTCAAGTCCGAGGGCATCGAGTTCATCCAGTTCACACCGGTGGTGGAGCGCCTGGCGGACAGGGCCGGGGAGGACAGAGGCCTCAAGCTTGCCGGCCCCGCCGCCCTCGACAGGAAGGGGGAGGAGGCCAGGGTCGCTCCATGGTCGGTCGTTCCCGAAGAGTACGGCGATTTCCTCATAGCCGTTTACGAGGAATGGGTCCGCAACGACGTGGGCAGGGTGTTCGTCATGAACTTCGAGTGGGCGCTGAACGCCTGGATCGGCAACCCTTCACCGGTCTGTGTTCACGCTGAGCGGTGCGGCCGGTCACTCGTCGTGGAACACAACGGGGACGTTTACGCCTGCGATCATAGTGTCTATCCCGAATACAGGCTGGGCAACATCGGGACCGACAGGCTGACCGACCTGGCGGAAAGGTCGCTGCGGTCGGGGTTCGGGATCGCCAAGGAGACCGCGCTGCCTCGCTGGTGCAGGGAGTGTGACGTGCTTCGGGCATGCCGGGGGGGATGTCCCAAGCACCGCTTCATGACGACCCCTTACGATGAACCCGGGCTTCACTACCTCTGCGAAGGGTACAGGAAGTTCTTTCTCCACATCAGAAAGTACTGCAGCGCCATGGCCCAGCTGCTGGAGAACGGCATCCCCGTCGCGCGGATCATGGACGCCATGAAGGGACCCCTGGTAATACGGCGCGGTCACAAGAGCTGA
- a CDS encoding 4Fe-4S dicluster domain-containing protein, whose translation MPSGHTGPRQDGGGVYGIDDARSTRFPAAGPRVSPFPGRSASPQRTSPRRQASVDVERCTGCGACARVCPAGAITVGSAAAIDTMRCTGCGRCVAECPQDAISLAEIPRAADTTPLSTKKEK comes from the coding sequence ATGCCGTCAGGACACACGGGGCCGCGACAGGATGGCGGCGGGGTCTACGGGATCGACGATGCGCGGTCAACCCGTTTTCCGGCAGCGGGCCCGAGAGTTTCGCCCTTCCCCGGCAGGTCCGCAAGTCCGCAAAGAACCAGCCCCCGCCGCCAGGCGTCGGTGGATGTCGAAAGGTGCACGGGTTGCGGGGCATGCGCGCGGGTCTGTCCGGCCGGCGCCATCACCGTGGGGTCAGCGGCCGCGATCGACACCATGAGATGCACCGGTTGCGGACGGTGCGTTGCTGAATGCCCCCAGGACGCCATAAGCCTGGCGGAGATACCGCGCGCGGCAGACACAACACCACTATCAACGAAAAAGGAGAAATAG
- a CDS encoding ZIP family metal transporter, which translates to MKRKPGSKPTGVFPQKLGDFGVLVHGGWPKRRALLWNLFSALTFPLGGLIAWIASQSFGVSGLVLFGAGSFIYIAASDLIPEIKAQERLSRAILHFMFFAIGLGLMFALAYCFQRS; encoded by the coding sequence TTGAAAAGAAAGCCGGGCAGTAAACCAACGGGGGTTTTTCCTCAGAAACTGGGTGATTTTGGCGTCCTTGTCCACGGTGGCTGGCCCAAACGCCGCGCCCTGCTGTGGAATCTGTTCTCGGCCCTGACCTTTCCCCTGGGAGGGCTGATCGCATGGATCGCGTCACAGAGTTTTGGCGTGTCGGGGCTGGTACTCTTCGGCGCGGGCAGTTTCATCTACATCGCCGCCTCGGACCTCATACCGGAAATAAAGGCTCAGGAAAGGCTCTCGCGAGCCATACTGCATTTCATGTTCTTCGCCATCGGCCTCGGTCTGATGTTCGCCCTCGCGTATTGCTTTCAACGGAGTTGA
- a CDS encoding HD domain-containing protein: protein MRISVSGERVEELKGWFWDYVHTFQYSEPERQQNIDMKKWHTLRVCAEISSLGTQLGLNEDELRLAEIIAMLHDVGRFEQYARYHTFVDGRSENHAELSVAIITATGILELFDDAVRDLIVRSVRYHNRASLPSDESETCLFYSRLVRDADKLDIWKVVTDYYSRKDKDRNTAIELDLPDTPGFSEEVYHDLMNRRIVSIGHIKNLNDFKLLQIGWVFDINFRPTLDRVRECRYLEMIREALPPSDRIDGIFGVIDRSCFT from the coding sequence ATGCGGATATCGGTCAGCGGTGAGAGGGTTGAGGAACTGAAGGGGTGGTTCTGGGATTACGTTCACACATTCCAGTACAGCGAGCCCGAAAGGCAGCAGAACATCGACATGAAGAAATGGCACACCCTGCGTGTGTGCGCGGAGATATCATCCCTCGGGACACAGCTGGGATTGAACGAGGATGAGCTGCGTCTGGCCGAGATCATCGCCATGCTCCATGACGTCGGCCGCTTCGAGCAGTACGCACGCTATCACACCTTCGTGGATGGAAGATCGGAGAACCATGCCGAATTAAGTGTGGCCATAATCACGGCGACCGGGATACTGGAGCTTTTTGACGATGCGGTACGCGACCTCATCGTCAGGTCTGTTCGGTACCACAACAGGGCTTCGCTTCCCTCCGACGAATCCGAAACGTGTCTTTTCTACTCAAGACTGGTGCGCGACGCCGACAAGCTGGACATATGGAAGGTGGTTACGGACTATTACTCCCGGAAGGATAAAGACCGCAACACGGCCATCGAGCTTGATCTGCCCGACACGCCTGGATTCTCGGAAGAGGTCTATCATGACCTCATGAACAGGAGGATAGTGAGCATAGGCCACATAAAGAACCTCAACGATTTTAAACTGCTTCAGATAGGATGGGTCTTTGACATCAATTTCAGACCCACGCTGGACCGCGTCAGGGAATGTCGGTACCTTGAGATGATCCGCGAAGCCCTGCCGCCGTCGGATCGCATCGACGGGATCTTCGGCGTTATCGACAGATCCTGCTTCACATGA
- a CDS encoding response regulator has product MSTSEELREALLDLEEARKKEALHRQMAEALLNGLRVLVTGKDPHTLFAQLFDAMKEPLDFDSAFVLLQNNDGALVTLTASNPVFAHRVWRPAAMLRRVLAGQPVAVFDTNLVEEWNKQPEEVLGAARSALHLSIRTADNHAIIVCTHPDRAHFSKNHVTLARRFSVLATQALQKLESDEKLADLEKQLETQASMAELNRRLAESEQKLSRAKKMEAVGLLAGGVAHDLNNILTGIVSYPDLLLMDDDMRPEQREAIEAIRNAGLRAAAVVDDLLTVAKGAASPREPLNLNPLIDNYLSSPEHQRLLEADDGVVIETDLGGDLLNIMGSPIHITKAMMNLIYNAVEALQGTGSGRILVRTGNRYVDRPLKAYTEVRAGEYAVVSVRDNGTGISPEDLERIFEPFYTRKKMGRSGTGLGLTIVWNVMQDHGGYVDVMTGTEGTEFLLYFPAIREALADTPSFLRFDDYRGNGETVLVVDDLEDQRKTACAILTKLGYVANSAESGEKALEYLKDRPVDIVLLDMIMDPGLNGMETYRRISEIHPGQKAVIASGYSMSEDVIAAQHMGAGVFIKKPYTIAKLGKALKEELTK; this is encoded by the coding sequence ATGAGCACATCGGAAGAACTGCGGGAGGCCCTGCTTGATCTCGAGGAAGCCCGGAAGAAGGAAGCGCTCCACCGGCAGATGGCCGAGGCGCTCCTCAACGGACTCCGTGTCCTTGTCACCGGCAAGGATCCGCACACCCTGTTCGCTCAGCTCTTCGATGCCATGAAGGAACCCCTTGATTTCGATTCGGCCTTTGTCCTCCTTCAGAACAACGACGGGGCCCTCGTTACGCTCACGGCCTCCAATCCCGTCTTCGCCCACAGGGTCTGGCGGCCGGCGGCCATGCTGCGAAGGGTCCTCGCGGGCCAGCCTGTCGCCGTTTTCGACACAAATCTCGTTGAAGAATGGAACAAACAGCCGGAAGAGGTGCTGGGAGCAGCCCGCTCGGCCCTCCACCTGTCGATCCGAACGGCAGACAACCACGCCATCATCGTCTGCACGCATCCGGACCGGGCGCATTTCTCCAAGAACCACGTGACCCTGGCACGGCGTTTCTCCGTGCTGGCGACCCAGGCGCTGCAAAAGCTCGAGTCCGACGAAAAGCTCGCGGACCTCGAGAAGCAACTGGAAACGCAGGCAAGCATGGCCGAACTGAACCGCCGCCTGGCGGAAAGTGAACAGAAGCTTTCCCGGGCGAAGAAGATGGAGGCCGTCGGCCTTCTCGCGGGGGGAGTGGCGCACGACCTGAACAACATCCTGACGGGGATCGTGAGCTATCCGGACCTCCTGCTCATGGACGATGACATGCGGCCCGAGCAAAGAGAGGCGATCGAGGCCATCAGGAACGCGGGACTCCGCGCGGCCGCCGTCGTCGACGACCTCTTGACGGTGGCAAAGGGCGCGGCCAGCCCCAGGGAACCTCTGAACCTGAACCCCCTCATCGACAACTACCTGTCATCACCGGAGCACCAGAGACTGCTTGAGGCTGACGACGGGGTCGTGATAGAGACGGACCTCGGAGGCGACCTCCTCAACATCATGGGTTCACCCATCCACATAACGAAGGCCATGATGAACCTTATCTACAATGCCGTCGAGGCCCTGCAGGGAACAGGGAGCGGGCGGATCCTCGTGAGAACGGGAAACAGGTACGTCGACAGGCCCCTCAAGGCTTACACGGAGGTGCGGGCGGGCGAGTACGCCGTCGTTTCCGTGCGTGACAACGGCACCGGTATCTCACCGGAAGATCTGGAGCGCATCTTCGAACCCTTCTATACCAGGAAGAAGATGGGCAGGAGCGGCACCGGGCTCGGCCTCACCATCGTCTGGAACGTGATGCAGGACCACGGCGGTTACGTCGACGTGATGACGGGCACGGAGGGAACGGAATTCCTCCTTTACTTTCCCGCCATCCGTGAAGCCCTGGCCGATACGCCCTCCTTCCTGCGATTTGACGATTACCGGGGAAACGGCGAGACCGTCCTCGTCGTCGACGATCTCGAAGACCAGAGGAAGACCGCCTGTGCCATACTGACAAAGCTCGGATACGTGGCCAACTCCGCGGAAAGCGGCGAAAAGGCCCTCGAGTACCTGAAGGACCGTCCCGTCGACATCGTCCTTTTGGACATGATCATGGACCCGGGCCTGAACGGAATGGAAACATACAGGAGGATAAGCGAGATCCATCCGGGACAGAAGGCCGTGATAGCAAGCGGCTATTCCATGAGCGAGGACGTCATCGCCGCCCAGCACATGGGAGCGGGGGTCTTCATCAAGAAACCATACACCATCGCCAAGCTGGGCAAAGCCCTGAAAGAAGAGCTGACGAAATGA
- a CDS encoding DUF1939 domain-containing protein, which produces MGVIMQGFYWDCPRVDQQEFTWWNHIAGKLPSLKAAGFTALWLPPASKAANIGGMSMGYDVYDYYDLGKYDQKGSVKTWFGSEDELRAMIETAHQQGMKVYADLVLNHNNGADGKEFNPIARQERWTLFKPASKLFTRDWTCFNPSPFPEYTSGAFGDMPDLCHINPRVSAGILNHARWLVEEIGFDGFRYDFVKGFGSWIVRGIHDRKYKRGGQPVSIFGVGECWDGDNCIDNWLDSVNAWAEHRVGAFDFPLRYRLKDMCDTYGFSLRNLANGGVLSKDRPFEAVTFVDNHDFRGDGSDEIINDKMMAYAYILTHEGYPCVFWKDWSTYGLAEPGQSSGIERLTKVHESRAGGGTNVLYVDDVFYVMERTGFGDQPGLVFTLNNMGETVSQRVRTVFPNKMLKPLAWRGRYSSTSPATVTTDGNGWCQVEAPPRGYVVYGPES; this is translated from the coding sequence ATGGGCGTCATAATGCAAGGATTCTACTGGGACTGCCCCAGGGTGGATCAACAGGAGTTCACCTGGTGGAATCACATTGCCGGGAAACTCCCCAGCCTTAAGGCGGCGGGCTTTACGGCACTCTGGCTCCCGCCCGCGAGCAAGGCCGCCAACATTGGCGGCATGTCGATGGGGTATGACGTCTATGATTATTACGATCTGGGGAAATACGACCAGAAAGGATCGGTGAAGACCTGGTTCGGCTCGGAGGATGAACTGCGGGCTATGATCGAAACGGCGCACCAGCAGGGGATGAAGGTCTACGCGGACCTGGTCCTCAACCACAACAACGGGGCCGACGGGAAGGAATTCAATCCCATCGCCCGGCAGGAGCGGTGGACCCTGTTCAAGCCGGCGAGCAAGCTCTTCACCCGGGACTGGACCTGTTTCAACCCCAGCCCTTTTCCGGAATACACCAGCGGCGCCTTCGGCGACATGCCCGATCTGTGCCATATCAATCCCCGCGTCTCGGCGGGCATCCTGAACCACGCCAGGTGGCTCGTTGAGGAGATCGGCTTCGACGGCTTCAGATATGACTTCGTCAAAGGGTTCGGCTCCTGGATCGTGCGGGGGATCCACGACCGAAAATACAAACGGGGTGGTCAACCCGTTAGCATCTTCGGCGTCGGAGAGTGCTGGGACGGCGACAATTGCATCGATAACTGGCTCGACTCGGTAAACGCCTGGGCTGAACACCGGGTCGGCGCCTTCGACTTCCCTCTCCGGTACCGGCTGAAGGACATGTGCGACACATACGGCTTCAGCCTTCGAAACCTTGCCAATGGCGGCGTGCTTTCCAAGGACCGGCCCTTCGAGGCGGTGACCTTCGTGGACAACCACGACTTCCGCGGGGACGGCTCCGACGAGATCATCAACGACAAGATGATGGCCTACGCGTACATCCTGACACATGAAGGGTATCCCTGCGTTTTCTGGAAAGACTGGTCCACTTACGGCTTGGCCGAGCCCGGACAATCAAGCGGGATCGAACGGCTGACCAAGGTCCACGAGAGCCGCGCCGGAGGGGGCACCAATGTCCTCTATGTCGATGACGTCTTCTACGTTATGGAGCGAACCGGGTTCGGGGATCAGCCGGGGCTGGTGTTCACCCTGAACAACATGGGCGAGACGGTTTCGCAAAGGGTAAGAACGGTCTTCCCGAACAAGATGCTGAAACCGCTGGCCTGGCGGGGAAGATATTCATCGACGAGCCCGGCGACGGTCACCACCGACGGGAACGGATGGTGCCAGGTCGAGGCGCCGCCCAGGGGCTATGTGGTCTACGGGCCGGAATCGTAG
- a CDS encoding methyltransferase domain-containing protein — protein sequence MFAELEEINSRPEPFEFYTARDLWTDGHTSRQMLSLHLDPGVNAASRNQTFIERSVEWIADHFALTAGMKVADFGCGPGLYTTRLARKGLRVTGIDFSPRSIAYAKEAAVGGLSVDYINEDYLDFETDERFDLVMMIMCDYCALSPVQRRRMLAKFGKILEPGGHVLLDAYSLKAFESRKETATYEPDLPGGFWSAEKYCEFLNVFKYETEKVVLDKYTIVEPHRTRTIYNWLQYFSPETLKREFAECGFETESLFSDVAGTPFDSESSEFAIVARRSPGTRVDRVSRSA from the coding sequence GTGTTTGCGGAGCTTGAGGAGATCAATTCCCGTCCGGAGCCGTTTGAATTCTATACGGCGCGCGATCTGTGGACGGACGGGCACACATCGCGACAGATGCTGTCACTCCACCTTGACCCCGGCGTCAATGCGGCTTCGCGCAATCAAACTTTCATAGAACGTTCCGTCGAGTGGATCGCCGATCATTTCGCGCTGACCGCCGGCATGAAGGTAGCCGACTTCGGGTGCGGCCCGGGATTGTACACGACGCGGCTGGCAAGAAAAGGTCTCCGCGTGACCGGTATAGACTTCTCCCCGAGGTCCATAGCCTACGCGAAAGAGGCGGCGGTGGGAGGTTTGTCGGTCGACTATATCAACGAGGATTACCTGGACTTCGAGACGGACGAACGCTTCGACCTCGTCATGATGATAATGTGCGACTATTGCGCGCTGAGTCCCGTCCAGAGAAGGAGGATGCTCGCAAAGTTCGGCAAGATCCTCGAACCGGGCGGCCACGTTCTCCTCGATGCCTATTCCTTGAAAGCCTTCGAAAGTCGCAAGGAGACCGCCACGTACGAACCAGATCTCCCGGGCGGCTTCTGGTCGGCGGAAAAATATTGCGAATTCCTCAACGTTTTCAAGTACGAGACGGAGAAGGTGGTGCTCGACAAGTACACGATCGTTGAGCCTCACCGCACAAGGACCATTTACAACTGGCTCCAGTACTTCAGTCCCGAAACCCTGAAAAGAGAATTCGCGGAATGCGGCTTCGAGACCGAATCCCTCTTCTCCGATGTCGCCGGCACACCGTTCGACAGCGAGAGCAGTGAATTCGCAATTGTAGCCAGGAGGTCCCCTGGAACGCGAGTCGACCGGGTATCCCGGTCAGCTTGA
- a CDS encoding J domain-containing protein has protein sequence MMKYKDILEAKELLGLPERASMDEIKSSYRRLISLWHPDRCREDKDRCEEMTRKIITAYGIIVSYCEEYKYSFAEEEVKRYLSAEEWWFEKFGSDPLWGKP, from the coding sequence ATCATGAAGTACAAGGACATTCTTGAGGCGAAGGAACTCCTGGGATTGCCCGAACGGGCCTCGATGGACGAGATCAAATCGAGCTACAGACGACTCATCAGTCTCTGGCACCCGGACAGGTGCCGGGAGGACAAGGACAGGTGCGAAGAGATGACGCGGAAGATCATCACCGCCTACGGCATCATTGTCAGCTACTGCGAGGAGTACAAGTATTCCTTTGCCGAGGAAGAGGTCAAGAGATACCTGTCCGCCGAGGAATGGTGGTTCGAGAAATTCGGCAGCGACCCCCTGTGGGGGAAACCCTGA
- a CDS encoding class I SAM-dependent methyltransferase, with the protein MVDDDPYSSSAERYDERFDANRFVYDAELRAVRSLFAPTVHPAIEVGVGTGRFAAPLGIGVGIDPSEGMLRMARARGIAVARGVAENLPVRDLAAGCILMVTAICFVSDAVRAFEESFRVLKRGGAIVIGMLDRASPVGRTYGERKQTSPFYRHARFYSVAEVLDMLRQTGFRDFDLRQTIFEQASRIGQDETVRTGHGEGLFAVIRARKD; encoded by the coding sequence ATCGTTGACGATGATCCTTACTCCAGCAGTGCCGAACGGTACGACGAGCGGTTCGACGCGAACCGGTTCGTCTATGATGCCGAGTTGAGGGCGGTCCGGTCGCTTTTCGCACCCACGGTTCATCCCGCGATAGAGGTGGGCGTGGGAACGGGCAGATTCGCGGCGCCTCTCGGGATCGGAGTAGGGATCGACCCTTCGGAAGGCATGCTGCGGATGGCGCGGGCAAGAGGAATCGCGGTCGCGCGGGGCGTCGCGGAGAACCTTCCCGTGAGGGACCTGGCGGCGGGATGCATCCTGATGGTGACAGCCATCTGTTTCGTGTCCGATGCGGTCAGGGCATTTGAGGAATCCTTCAGGGTCCTCAAAAGGGGCGGTGCCATCGTCATCGGGATGCTGGACCGCGCGAGCCCGGTGGGACGGACATACGGGGAGCGGAAACAGACGAGCCCGTTCTACCGGCACGCGAGGTTCTATTCCGTTGCCGAGGTCCTCGATATGCTCCGCCAAACGGGCTTCCGGGACTTCGACCTTCGACAGACCATCTTTGAGCAGGCATCGCGCATCGGTCAGGACGAGACGGTGAGGACCGGCCACGGGGAGGGACTCTTCGCCGTCATCCGGGCCCGCAAGGATTGA
- a CDS encoding 4Fe-4S binding protein, whose amino-acid sequence MAVIIDSTKCTGCGSCAEACPLEAMTVNDGLAAADPETCVECGICMEACTNGAVSLP is encoded by the coding sequence ATGGCAGTTATCATCGACAGCACGAAATGTACCGGATGCGGTTCCTGCGCTGAGGCGTGCCCTCTTGAGGCGATGACGGTGAACGACGGGCTGGCCGCGGCTGATCCCGAGACCTGCGTCGAATGCGGTATTTGCATGGAGGCGTGCACGAACGGCGCGGTCTCGCTTCCGTAA
- a CDS encoding PAS domain S-box protein, with protein sequence MLTNGFYQGKTAGEIARRILGGEKDIPVVRRSPNQYTFDFRQLELFGIEEDLLPAGSVVVNKPVSFYARHADAVHAGAGIILFCLAAVAFLSILVVKKNRAERELRRYQDNLEVLVEERTERLNFANASLTAEIREREQVEAALRESEEKYRILIEKANEAVIIVQDEVLVFANPRAYELAGVPAGTLEGRPFVDLIWPEDRDMVMGKYRKRIAGESVPDAYDFRLVGPGGAFIWVFLSATTVLWKGRPATLNLLTDISDRKLAEEERERLIAELQDALSQVKTLSGLLPICASCKRIRNDDGTWEQMEAYIRDRSEAKFSHGICPECAGKLYADRSRKK encoded by the coding sequence ATGCTCACCAACGGTTTCTACCAGGGGAAGACGGCCGGCGAGATCGCCCGGAGGATCCTCGGCGGCGAAAAAGACATCCCGGTGGTCAGGAGGAGCCCCAATCAGTATACCTTCGATTTCAGGCAGCTTGAGCTCTTCGGCATCGAGGAGGACCTGCTGCCGGCGGGGAGCGTCGTCGTCAACAAACCGGTGTCTTTCTATGCCAGGCACGCCGACGCCGTTCACGCGGGCGCGGGCATCATCCTTTTTTGCCTCGCCGCCGTAGCCTTCCTGTCGATCCTTGTGGTCAAGAAGAACAGGGCCGAAAGGGAACTGCGCCGCTATCAGGACAACCTGGAGGTACTGGTGGAGGAAAGGACCGAGAGGCTGAACTTCGCCAACGCTTCATTGACCGCGGAGATACGGGAGCGGGAACAGGTCGAGGCGGCGCTCAGGGAGAGCGAGGAGAAGTACCGCATACTCATAGAAAAGGCGAACGAGGCGGTCATCATCGTGCAGGATGAGGTCCTCGTCTTCGCCAACCCCAGGGCGTACGAGCTCGCGGGTGTACCGGCAGGGACCCTGGAAGGAAGACCTTTCGTCGATCTCATCTGGCCCGAGGACAGGGACATGGTCATGGGGAAGTACAGGAAGCGGATCGCCGGCGAAAGCGTGCCCGACGCCTACGATTTCAGGCTCGTCGGCCCCGGGGGCGCGTTCATCTGGGTTTTCCTGTCCGCCACCACGGTCCTCTGGAAAGGCAGACCGGCGACACTTAACCTGCTGACGGACATATCGGACCGCAAGCTCGCGGAAGAGGAACGGGAAAGACTCATCGCCGAGCTTCAGGACGCCCTTTCCCAGGTCAAGACATTGAGCGGACTGCTCCCCATTTGCGCCTCGTGCAAGAGGATACGGAACGACGACGGCACCTGGGAGCAGATGGAGGCGTACATAAGGGACCGGTCGGAAGCGAAGTTCTCCCACGGCATCTGCCCCGAGTGTGCCGGGAAACTCTACGCGGACCGATCCCGGAAGAAATGA